From a single Arachis hypogaea cultivar Tifrunner chromosome 3, arahy.Tifrunner.gnm2.J5K5, whole genome shotgun sequence genomic region:
- the LOC112791437 gene encoding mitochondrial inner membrane protein OXA1-like, producing the protein MAYRRYLLRRTNLSNCNFHPSFSYVLHHTIDEPNQRQQEKPVPAAITSLIQARSFGSFLNGSTGFGASSKRRTIFNNTFSGYSLCRYMSMLNDDSDKINFGVDVVDVLAETTIDTVASQAAGSVVDEVAIAAADSLLPAKMVQYAIDYVHSFTGMNWWAAIVMTTLLVRIATIPFLVNQLKANSRFTVLRLKVDEIKAQMEDKASDPAAVAEGQKQIEKLFKEYGVSPFPSLQGVFIQAPILISFFIAILNMAEKMPSLKHGGAYWFTDLTTPDSLYIFPVLTALSFLVIVEHNIQEGSDGTLVESSTTMRNLSRAASVLVVPFAMELPKAIFCFWLTSNLFSIIYGLVIRAPSVKKSLGIPVIVVDSAPADAPESQR; encoded by the exons ATGGCTTATCGACGCTACCTCCTGCGAAGAACCAACCTCTCAAACTGCAACTTCCATCCTTCTTTCAGCTACGTTCTCCACCACACCATCGACGAACCCAACCAACGGCAACAAGAAAAACCGGTTCCAGCGGCAATAACTAGTTTGATCCAAGCGCGGTCCTTCGGGAGCTTCCTCAATGGATCAACGGGGTTCGGTGCTTCTTCTAAACGCAGAACGATTTTCAATAACACGTTTTCTGGATATAGTTTGTGCAGATACATGTCTATGTTGAATGATGATTCCGATAAGATCAATTTCGGGGTCGACGTGGTGGATGTGCTCGCCGAAACGACCATTGATACCGTAGCTTCTCAGGCTGCTGGTTCCGTCGTCGACGAAGTTGCGATTGCTGCCGCTGATTCTCTTTTACCGGCGAAGATGGTGCAGTATGCCATCGACTATGTGCATTCCTTCACTGGCATGAACTG GTGGGCGGCCATAGTTATGACAACCCTCTTGGTTCGAATCGCAACAATTCCATTCTTAGTAAATCAACTTAAGGCTAATTCCAGATTCACT GTATTGAGGCTTAAAGTAGATGAAATAAAGGCACAGATGGAAGACAAG GCATCGGATCCTGCAGCTGTTGCCGAAGGTCAGAAACAAATTGAGAAGCTATTTAAGGA ATATGGTGTGAGTCCATTTCCATCATTGCAGGGGGTCTTTATTCAAGCTCCTATCTTGATCAGTTTCTTCATTGCA ATATTAAACATGGCAGAAAAAATGCCATCACTCAAGCATGGTGGAGCCTACTGGTTTACTGATCTCACAACTCCAGATTCCTTATACATTTTTCCTGTTTTGACTGCATTGTCATTCTTGGTAATAGTAGAG CATAATATTCAAGAAGGTTCTGATGGTACACTTGTGGAGAGCAGTACTACCATGAGAAATCTCTCTAGGGCTGCTTCTGTTCTTGTAGTCCCTTTCGCCATGGAACTTCCAAAG GCTATATTTTGTTTCTGGCTTACAtcaaatttgttttcaattatttATGGACTTG TTATTAGAGCTCCCAGCGTAAAGAAAAGCTTAGGTATTCCTGTAATAGTCGTTGATTCAGCACCTGCCGATGCTCCAGAATCCCAGCGCTAA
- the LOC112791438 gene encoding mitochondrial inner membrane protein OXA1-like has translation MAYRRYLLRRTNLSNCNFHPSFSYVLHHTIDEPNQRQHEKPVPAAITSLIQARSFGSFLNGTTGFGASSKRRTIFNNTFSGYSLCRYMSTLNDDSDKINFGIDMADVLAETTIDTVASQAGSVVDEVATAAADSLLPVKMVQYAIDYVHSFTGMNWWAAIVMTTFLVRIATIPSLVNQLKANSRFRVLKLKVDEIKAQMEDKESDPAAVAEGQKQIAKLFKEFGASRFPSLQGLFIQASILISFFCAISNMAEKMPSFKHGGAYWFTDLTTPDSLYIFPVLTALSFLVIVEHNVQEASYGTVVESSTTMKNLSRAVSVLVVPCAMELPKAILCFWLTSNLFLIIYGLVISVPSVKKSLGIPVIVMDSAPADAPKSQR, from the exons ATGGCTTATCGACGCTACCTCCTGCGAAGAACCAACCTCTCAAACTGCAACTTCCACCCTTCTTTCAGCTACGTTCTCCACCACACCATCGACGAACCCAACCAACGGCAACACGAAAAACCGGTTCCAGCGGCAATAACTAGTTTGATCCAAGCGCGGTCCTTCGGGAGCTTCCTCAATGGAACAACGGGGTTCGGTGCTTCTTCTAAACGAAGAACGATTTTCAATAACACGTTTTCTGGATATAGTTTGTGCCGATACATGTCTACGTTGAATGATGATTCCGATAAGATCAATTTCGGGATCGACATGGCAGATGTGCTCGCCGAAACGACCATTGATACCGTAGCTTCTCAGGCTGGTTCCGTCGTCGACGAAGTTGCGACTGCCGCCGCTGATTCTCTTTTACCGGTGAAGATGGTGCAGTATGCCATCGACTATGTGCATTCCTTCACTGGCATGAACTG GTGGGCAGCCATAGTTATGACAACCTTCTTGGTTCGAATCGCAACAATTCCATCCTTAGTAAATCAACTTAAGGCTAATTCCAGATTCCGT GTATTGAAGCTTAAAGTAGATGAAATAAAGGCACAGATGGAAGACAAG GAATCGGATCCTGCAGCTGTTGCGGAAGGTCAGAAACAAATTGCGAAGCTATTTAAAGA ATTTGGTGCGAGTCGATTTCCATCATTGCAGGGGCTCTTTATTCAAGCTTCTATCTTGATCAGCTTCTTCTGTGCA ATATCAAACATGGCAGAAAAAATGCCATCATTCAAGCATGGTGGAGCCTACTGGTTTACTGATCTCACAACTCCAGATTCCTTATACATTTTTCCTGTTTTGACTGCATTGTCATTCTTGGTAATAGTAGAG CATAATGTTCAAGAAGCCTCTTATGGTACGGTTGTGGAGAGCAGTACTACCATGAAAAATCTCTCTAGGGCTGTTTCTGTTCTTGTAGTCCCTTGTGCCATGGAACTTCCAAAG GCTATATTATGTTTCTGGCTTACatcaaatttgtttttaattatttatggaCTTG TTATTAGCGTTCCCAGCGTAAAGAAAAGTTTAGGTATTCCTGTAATTGTCATGGATTCAGCACCTGCCGATGCTCCGAAATCCCAGCGCTAA
- the LOC114927485 gene encoding uncharacterized protein, producing MRRTKLSNSERRNFDMFGMKRDRWMVALRRCLEFEYGGSVQLRGGRACCWTAVYWRYTWYRAIQASRDLAKRLDRALVNEAWMSMFPEGYSEILSRLHSDHYPILVHCHGSPRVKGSRPFRFQAAWATHPSYKHVISKAWNQEFGGVTERLKMVQQASLDFNSKIFGNIFVRKNKLEYQIDQIQRRLEVTDVLSMRIKEAELREDYNRLLLQEELFWTLVRRNHNRVHGLYVRDGSWSTDPDILQEEALSFYKNLFGTMEEVEVDCLGDVLMPTLSTEACARLIDPVSFVEVKSAVFRQALGYSIEGEVSEE from the exons ATGCGTAGAACGAAATTGAGCAATTCAGAACGCAGGAATTTTGATATGTTTGGCATGAAACGTGATCGGTGGATGGTGGCGTTACGGCGTTGCCTTGAATTTGAGTACGGTGGATCAGTGCAGCTGCGGGGTGGAAGAGCCTGCTGCTGGACTGCTGTTTACTG GAGATATACTTGGTATAGAGCAATTCAGGCTAGCAGGGACTTGGCTAAAAGGTTGGATAGAGCTCTAGTTAATGAGGCGTGGATGTCAATGTTTCCTGAGGGTTATTCTGAAATTCTTAGCAGGCTTCATTCTGATCATTATCCTATTTTAGTTCATTGTCATGGTAGCCCCAGAGTGAAAGGTTCTCGTCCTTTTAGGTTCCAAGCTGCGTGGGCAACACATCCTTCTTATAAACATGTTATTAGTAAGGCTTGGAATCAAGAGTTTGGAGGCGTTACTGAAAGGCTTAAGATGGTTCAACAGGCTTCTTTGGACTTCAACtcaaagatttttggaaatatttttgtgCGAAAAAATAAGCTAGAATATCAGATTGATCAGATTCAACGGCGTTTGGAGGTTACCGATGTGTTATCTATGAGAATTAAAGAAGCTGAACTGAGGGAAGATTATAATAGGCTTTTATTGCAAGAGGAACTTTTTTGG actTTGGTGCGTAGAAACCATAATAGAGTACATGGATTATATGTTAGAGATGGGTCTTGGTCTACTGATCCAGATATTCTCCAGGAAGAAGCCCTCTCTTTTTACAAGAATCTCTTTGGTACAATGGAAGAGGTTGAGGTTGATTGTTTAGGGGATGTTCTGATGCCCACTCTAAGCACTGAGGCTTGTGCTAGGTTAATTGACCCTGTCTCTTTTGTGGAAGTCAAGTCAGCAGTATTCA GACAAGCCTTGGGTTACTCTATTGAGGGCGAAGTATCTGAGGAATGA